The Streptococcus pluranimalium genome contains a region encoding:
- a CDS encoding alpha/beta fold hydrolase gives MAYLETKNQYLTVQEKNIAYREIGKGKSDYPLVMLVHLAATMDNWDPKLIDLLTQTQHVVLLDLPGVGASDGKVAGTIPEMAEQMIDIIKALGYSKINLLGLSMGGMVAQEVVRLAPTLVKRLILVGTAHCGGLGIDKVTSTTFRYMARAALHRVDPKRYIFYGHDDNGRVEADKVLSRLASRKKAYADKDMTVPGFLRQLKAIKIWGKAPEDDLQFIQQPTLTVNGDKDMMVPTENSYIMHDKIVNSQLIIYPHSGHGSIFQYADCFAKDCEDFLGI, from the coding sequence ATGGCTTATTTAGAAACCAAAAACCAGTACCTCACTGTACAAGAGAAAAACATTGCCTACCGTGAAATCGGCAAGGGAAAGTCAGATTATCCTTTGGTCATGCTAGTCCATCTCGCAGCAACCATGGATAATTGGGACCCTAAACTCATTGACCTTTTGACCCAAACACAGCATGTCGTTTTACTTGATTTGCCTGGTGTTGGGGCCAGCGACGGTAAGGTAGCAGGTACCATTCCAGAAATGGCAGAGCAGATGATAGACATTATCAAAGCCCTAGGCTACAGCAAGATTAATCTTCTTGGTTTGTCAATGGGTGGTATGGTTGCTCAAGAAGTTGTACGTTTGGCTCCGACTTTGGTGAAACGATTGATTTTAGTAGGGACTGCTCACTGTGGCGGACTTGGCATTGATAAGGTAACATCAACGACCTTCCGTTACATGGCACGGGCTGCTTTGCATCGTGTAGATCCTAAACGTTATATTTTTTATGGTCATGATGACAACGGCCGAGTAGAAGCAGATAAGGTGCTCAGTCGCCTAGCAAGTCGCAAGAAAGCTTATGCGGACAAAGATATGACTGTGCCAGGTTTTTTACGCCAGTTAAAAGCCATTAAAATCTGGGGGAAAGCCCCAGAAGATGACTTGCAGTTTATTCAACAACCAACCCTGACTGTCAATGGAGACAAGGACATGATGGTACCAACAGAAAATTCCTACATCATGCATGATAAGATTGTAAATAGCCAACTTATTATCTATCCTCATTCAGGACATGGGTCGATTTTTCAGTATGCGGACTGTTTTGCCAAAGATTGTGAAGATTTTCTAGGCATTTAA
- a CDS encoding 2-keto-3-deoxygluconate permease — MKLMKSIPGGTLLIPMLISAIIHTFSPTFFNIGGLTQAMFSGEAINFILGAAVFLSGCTLKLKTLTQVFKNYGVLLLARFIISTVASLIFIKLFGLDGIWGLSAIAFICTLTSMNPTLFLALMKDYGDESDQAAFGLVAVMALPIIPMFIYGLTSPTPLNFMPILSTLFPLVLGIIIGNLDHDLSQHMAPAMGFIIIMLGWGVGANINLFEAMKAGLPGIMMAILYYLIGALPLILIEKYILKRSGASATALSTVAGLSASVPLLMVVSNPELKEYASQSAAITSLVVVCTAIIAPILCQKFAEKEK, encoded by the coding sequence ATGAAACTTATGAAATCAATCCCAGGCGGAACTCTCTTGATTCCAATGCTGATTTCAGCCATTATCCATACTTTCTCACCAACTTTTTTCAATATTGGCGGCCTAACTCAAGCCATGTTTTCAGGTGAGGCTATTAATTTCATTCTAGGAGCAGCTGTCTTCCTATCAGGATGTACTTTGAAACTCAAAACTTTGACTCAAGTTTTTAAAAACTACGGTGTTTTACTCCTCGCTCGCTTTATTATTAGTACGGTAGCAAGCCTTATTTTTATCAAACTCTTTGGCCTTGATGGTATCTGGGGACTTAGCGCCATTGCCTTCATCTGTACCCTAACCTCGATGAACCCAACTCTCTTTTTAGCCCTTATGAAAGACTATGGCGATGAGAGTGATCAAGCAGCCTTTGGTTTAGTAGCCGTTATGGCCTTACCAATCATTCCTATGTTCATTTACGGCCTGACTAGTCCAACGCCACTTAATTTTATGCCCATCCTTTCAACCCTGTTTCCTCTAGTGCTTGGTATTATTATCGGTAACCTTGACCACGATTTAAGCCAGCACATGGCACCAGCTATGGGCTTCATTATCATCATGTTAGGTTGGGGCGTCGGAGCAAATATCAATCTCTTCGAAGCCATGAAAGCAGGTTTACCAGGAATCATGATGGCCATCCTGTACTACCTCATCGGAGCCTTACCACTGATTTTAATCGAAAAATACATCTTGAAAAGAAGTGGTGCGTCAGCAACAGCCCTATCAACCGTTGCAGGCTTATCAGCATCCGTTCCCTTGCTTATGGTCGTAAGCAATCCAGAACTGAAAGAATATGCCTCACAATCAGCAGCTATCACCTCACTAGTTGTCGTCTGCACAGCAATTATCGCACCAATTTTATGTCAAAAATTTGCTGAAAAAGAAAAATAG
- a CDS encoding Rrf2 family transcriptional regulator, whose product MDTKFSVAIHILTMISESKETLSSQALATSVGTNASYIRKVIALLKNADLLMSHQGKSGYALTKAPAEISLLDIYYATQEVTQVKLFQVHQHANLECPVGKHIEGAINPVFQKAESQLEKELASQSLANVITNLYRQAGVTK is encoded by the coding sequence ATGGATACGAAATTTTCAGTAGCCATCCACATTTTAACTATGATTTCGGAGAGTAAGGAGACCTTATCTTCTCAGGCATTGGCAACAAGCGTTGGTACCAATGCCAGCTATATTCGTAAGGTCATTGCTCTCTTGAAAAATGCCGATTTATTGATGTCACATCAAGGCAAGAGCGGATATGCCTTAACGAAAGCACCAGCAGAAATCAGTCTTTTAGACATTTACTATGCGACTCAAGAAGTGACTCAGGTAAAACTCTTTCAAGTGCATCAGCATGCCAATTTGGAATGTCCTGTCGGTAAACATATTGAAGGGGCAATCAATCCAGTATTTCAAAAGGCAGAGAGTCAGCTAGAAAAGGAGCTTGCCAGTCAAAGTCTTGCTAATGTCATTACAAATTTGTACCGTCAAGCAGGAGTTACCAAGTAA
- a CDS encoding sensor histidine kinase — protein MIINYLKEYGPWYVLYFLMTLTYHLMFYLYHLPHHYFLASLAMNMVFLCFWSILSYQQFKRKIMTLENLKAIEDFPESQVPSEIAYREFFSRIVAVEAQKVLELKREQDDLEGLVKMWSHQMKIPVSAMSLMIQTDHINKSDLQVQTFRLEQDINNLLAYLKYKADNDDYRFSKISLKACVSSVIKTFSSQCIAKNIQITLTGDNHLITDDKWLSFALSQVIDNAIKYSSFGSEIKISIKEKSIEIQDFGIGILEEDIPRLFELGFTGYNGHEHKRATGLGLYMTKQILDKLGFSIVISSRINYGTKVIIIKH, from the coding sequence ATGATCATAAATTATCTTAAAGAGTATGGACCTTGGTATGTCCTATACTTCCTAATGACCTTGACTTATCATCTCATGTTTTACCTTTACCATCTACCACACCACTATTTTCTTGCTAGTTTAGCGATGAATATGGTATTTTTATGTTTTTGGAGCATTCTGAGCTATCAGCAATTTAAACGCAAAATAATGACATTAGAAAACTTAAAAGCTATTGAGGATTTTCCAGAGTCACAAGTACCATCAGAAATCGCCTATCGTGAATTTTTCAGTCGTATAGTAGCAGTAGAAGCGCAGAAAGTTTTGGAGCTGAAACGTGAACAAGATGACCTGGAAGGTTTGGTTAAGATGTGGTCGCATCAGATGAAAATTCCTGTTTCAGCGATGTCATTGATGATACAAACCGATCATATCAACAAGTCAGACCTTCAGGTGCAGACTTTTCGCTTAGAACAAGATATCAATAATCTCTTAGCTTATCTCAAGTATAAAGCTGATAATGATGATTACCGTTTTTCCAAAATCTCCTTGAAGGCTTGTGTCAGTTCCGTTATCAAGACATTTAGTAGCCAATGTATCGCTAAAAATATTCAAATCACGCTAACCGGTGATAATCATCTGATTACAGATGATAAATGGCTATCTTTTGCTTTATCTCAAGTCATTGATAATGCCATTAAATATAGTTCTTTTGGGTCGGAAATTAAGATAAGTATCAAAGAGAAAAGTATTGAAATACAAGATTTTGGTATAGGGATACTAGAAGAGGATATTCCACGTTTATTTGAACTAGGTTTTACTGGTTATAATGGGCATGAGCATAAAAGGGCAACTGGCTTAGGCTTATACATGACTAAGCAAATTTTGGATAAACTAGGGTTCTCAATTGTCATCAGTAGTAGAATTAATTATGGCACAAAAGTAATTATTATAAAACATTAG
- a CDS encoding threonine/serine exporter family protein: MIWSFLFQILGAYVATVTAGILLEAPKHLVYQTGFIGAAGYTVYLIFLERTDNAVATLLGGIVIALLSQISARKLASPVTVFYIPSFFPLVPGAGVYRIAYYYIQDNPKLAGENLIESILVSGAIALSIFIVDSFLEIYNHLKQAKH; the protein is encoded by the coding sequence ATGATTTGGAGTTTTCTTTTTCAAATTCTAGGAGCATACGTCGCTACCGTAACAGCTGGTATACTCTTAGAAGCACCCAAACATTTAGTGTATCAGACTGGATTTATCGGAGCAGCTGGCTATACAGTCTACCTTATATTTTTAGAGAGGACAGACAATGCCGTCGCTACCTTATTGGGAGGAATTGTTATTGCTTTATTATCGCAAATTTCAGCAAGAAAACTAGCCTCGCCAGTAACCGTTTTTTATATTCCAAGTTTTTTCCCACTCGTTCCCGGAGCTGGTGTCTATCGGATTGCTTATTATTATATCCAAGATAACCCCAAATTAGCAGGAGAAAACTTAATTGAATCCATCCTCGTTTCTGGAGCCATTGCCTTATCCATCTTTATTGTCGATTCTTTTTTAGAAATCTATAACCATCTCAAACAGGCTAAACATTAG
- a CDS encoding NADP-dependent oxidoreductase: protein MKAAQLNDYNKNNLNLKLVDVQKPEPQDKQVLVKVLTAGVNPLDNMITRGEVKMIVPYKTPLIAGNEVVGLVEKIGTGVSQFTVGDRVFSRLPLDSIGAFAEYVAVDVAALAKVPEYLTDDEAAGVPLTALTIMQALDLMAAKAGKTIFISGGTGGVGAMAIPLAKAKGLTVITNGDISNRDRVLALGVDQFLDYKTQDYTKILSNVDYVLDTLGGTETEKQMAIMKKGGQMVSLRAMPNGAFAKCMNLPKWKQVLFTLVGRKFDKMADKYGVHYHFIFVESNGQQLQEVADIFTKLEIKPSIDTVYPFDEVNAALDKVANGRSRGKTVLSMKG, encoded by the coding sequence ATGAAAGCAGCACAATTAAATGACTACAACAAAAACAATCTCAACCTCAAACTCGTTGATGTTCAAAAACCTGAGCCACAGGATAAGCAAGTCTTGGTCAAGGTGCTGACGGCCGGGGTCAATCCGTTAGACAATATGATTACCCGTGGTGAGGTCAAGATGATTGTTCCTTATAAAACGCCTTTGATAGCTGGCAATGAAGTGGTCGGATTAGTTGAAAAGATAGGCACTGGTGTGAGCCAGTTTACTGTGGGCGATCGTGTCTTTAGCCGTTTGCCGTTAGATAGTATTGGGGCTTTTGCTGAGTATGTAGCTGTGGACGTGGCTGCTCTAGCTAAGGTCCCTGAGTATTTAACAGATGATGAGGCAGCAGGTGTTCCTTTAACTGCTCTAACAATCATGCAGGCGCTTGACCTTATGGCTGCTAAAGCTGGGAAGACTATATTTATTTCTGGTGGGACTGGTGGTGTCGGTGCCATGGCTATTCCCCTTGCTAAAGCTAAAGGATTAACCGTTATCACTAATGGGGACATCAGCAATCGTGACCGAGTCTTGGCGCTCGGGGTCGATCAGTTCCTAGATTACAAGACTCAGGACTACACCAAAATCCTCAGCAATGTTGATTATGTTTTGGATACCCTAGGTGGCACTGAGACCGAGAAACAAATGGCTATTATGAAAAAAGGCGGTCAGATGGTTTCCCTTCGTGCTATGCCAAATGGTGCCTTTGCTAAGTGCATGAATTTACCTAAGTGGAAACAAGTCCTCTTTACACTGGTTGGTCGCAAATTCGATAAAATGGCTGACAAATATGGTGTTCACTATCACTTTATCTTTGTCGAAAGCAATGGGCAACAACTCCAAGAAGTGGCAGATATTTTTACCAAACTAGAGATTAAGCCATCTATTGATACGGTTTACCCTTTTGATGAGGTCAATGCTGCGCTGGATAAGGTAGCAAATGGACGCTCACGCGGTAAAACTGTTCTCAGCATGAAAGGATAA
- a CDS encoding threonine/serine exporter family protein encodes MEENQYKMLVKVATLAGIIMLESNAESYRVETTVERILSVSQLPTLDVFANTTGLFITLDGPDFPEPITYVKRISQRSTHLTKIHDVNQISRDMTSGQLSLREAYQKLNNVNRKTYSSKSTYLATVLLVMAFALLLGGNFHTFLLSVIASLLLIATYPIRDWLKLNDFIYGIFATMVVAICMPFITRFVGASDRALDITIISVLMPLFPGTAFTNGFRDSFKGDYGAGVAKFVEALTIAVSLGVGVALGLFIAKGIMS; translated from the coding sequence ATGGAAGAAAATCAATACAAAATGCTGGTTAAGGTGGCTACCCTAGCTGGTATCATCATGTTAGAATCGAATGCTGAATCCTACCGAGTGGAAACAACAGTAGAGCGTATTTTATCTGTTAGTCAACTGCCAACTTTAGATGTGTTCGCTAATACGACAGGTCTTTTTATCACCCTAGATGGTCCTGACTTTCCAGAACCCATTACTTATGTCAAGCGTATCTCGCAGCGCTCTACTCACTTAACTAAAATTCATGATGTCAACCAGATTTCTAGAGATATGACAAGCGGTCAGTTATCTCTTAGGGAGGCTTATCAGAAGCTTAATAATGTCAATCGAAAAACATATTCATCAAAAAGCACCTATCTAGCAACAGTCTTATTAGTCATGGCTTTTGCCCTCCTATTGGGCGGTAATTTTCACACCTTTTTACTATCAGTCATTGCTTCTTTATTATTGATAGCAACCTATCCGATACGCGATTGGTTAAAGCTTAACGATTTTATCTATGGCATCTTTGCAACTATGGTAGTAGCTATTTGCATGCCTTTTATAACTAGATTTGTTGGGGCCTCTGACCGTGCTTTAGATATCACTATTATCTCTGTACTCATGCCACTTTTCCCTGGAACTGCCTTTACTAATGGTTTTCGTGATTCTTTTAAAGGAGATTATGGAGCAGGAGTGGCTAAATTTGTTGAAGCTTTGACCATTGCGGTTAGTCTCGGAGTTGGTGTTGCCCTAGGCCTCTTTATTGCGAAAGGAATCATGTCATGA
- a CDS encoding NusG domain II-containing protein — MKTNKTKTKQVLTYFKPFDYLLISLAIILSFLPAAWTIYQKIATPPSSGLVAVVKIHGKVVDTYALEEQGPHFEKTYHPDKGQYNIVEVDGDSIRVREDNSPDQIAVKTGWINQEGQLSICLPHDLIIEIQSTKDSSTEENKEELILPL; from the coding sequence GTGAAGACTAACAAAACGAAAACAAAACAAGTTCTAACTTATTTTAAACCCTTTGATTATTTATTAATATCGCTGGCTATTATCCTTTCTTTTCTACCAGCTGCTTGGACAATCTATCAGAAAATTGCGACACCGCCATCATCTGGTTTAGTGGCTGTTGTAAAAATTCATGGTAAGGTGGTTGATACCTATGCGCTTGAAGAACAAGGACCGCACTTTGAAAAGACTTATCATCCAGATAAAGGTCAATACAATATTGTTGAGGTTGATGGTGATAGTATTCGTGTTAGAGAAGATAATAGTCCTGACCAGATTGCTGTCAAAACAGGATGGATTAATCAAGAAGGGCAACTATCTATCTGTCTGCCACATGATTTAATCATTGAAATCCAATCCACGAAAGATTCTTCAACAGAAGAAAATAAAGAAGAATTAATTCTTCCGTTGTAA
- a CDS encoding TetR/AcrR family transcriptional regulator: MKDLSYLHRSNAENNELTREALETALFLLLKEKTIDRISITDLVKKAGVARNSFYRNYDSKEDVLRSILQEKFAQLASHNVVRFQKNPQEGIEALLEFIADDFDFFKLMLSENLRYLIEEEIYRYQPDAFLENNDIDRIRNYFVASGTSRILTDWIGDKNHYSPKEMAAICYRLIED, from the coding sequence ATGAAAGACTTAAGTTACCTCCACCGTTCCAATGCAGAAAATAATGAGCTAACCCGAGAAGCTTTGGAAACTGCCCTATTCTTGTTACTCAAAGAGAAAACTATAGACAGGATTTCTATTACAGACCTTGTCAAGAAGGCTGGAGTCGCTAGAAATTCTTTTTACCGTAATTATGACAGTAAAGAAGATGTCCTTCGGTCAATATTACAGGAAAAATTTGCCCAGTTGGCTAGTCACAACGTCGTCCGTTTTCAGAAAAATCCACAGGAAGGGATTGAAGCCTTATTAGAATTTATCGCTGACGATTTTGACTTTTTTAAACTGATGTTATCAGAAAATCTCCGTTACCTTATCGAAGAAGAAATTTACCGCTATCAACCCGATGCTTTTCTGGAGAATAATGATATAGACCGCATTCGTAATTACTTTGTTGCTTCTGGTACCAGCCGTATCCTAACAGACTGGATCGGAGACAAAAATCACTATTCTCCAAAAGAAATGGCGGCTATTTGTTATAGACTGATTGAAGATTAA
- a CDS encoding alpha/beta hydrolase: MILRKTLDWLLVLLSLGLYMVFRRPIIYTGIAITVMLYRTYLAYKEGKRAQYWAGLVSTGLLVLGIVINRYLFSSLAALVTGLISFGLLFSDSDTKKASTKKHSFSQNVFKLLGQSVIGIALLSFIGLNVTVIYPKSIVQLVGVWFGQEVVKPESVEKNSDGTVYYRNLTYKSDYSNNKLDIFTAPNAKGTIFYVHGGGFVGDDKSAREDYLFQFVKEGYNAVSINYALAPEVSYLAAQKQANEALKFVVEKADDYGIDPNKIVLAGDSAGGQIAGQLANILTNSAYAKEVGLLPANQETDFIPKGYIAISSLTHAPNYSQTGFFLIDWIFDAVGRDYFGTTDVAHSKAAMQASVRNHVTSKFPATFVTDGNIFTFTKDSKQFVESLKAKGIAVDSYIPEKSEAILPHIFEVDVDNDYAKKVHQEHLAFLEDVL, translated from the coding sequence ATGATATTACGAAAAACACTCGATTGGTTATTGGTGCTCTTGTCACTAGGCCTCTACATGGTCTTTCGTAGACCTATCATCTATACTGGAATCGCGATTACCGTGATGCTCTATCGCACTTACTTAGCTTATAAGGAAGGCAAAAGAGCTCAGTATTGGGCGGGATTGGTCAGCACTGGATTACTAGTATTAGGAATTGTTATCAATCGTTATCTCTTTAGTAGTTTGGCTGCATTGGTAACAGGACTGATAAGTTTTGGGCTCCTTTTCAGTGATAGTGATACTAAAAAAGCTTCAACTAAGAAACACAGCTTTTCCCAAAATGTCTTTAAACTACTGGGACAGAGCGTGATTGGTATTGCGTTACTATCTTTCATCGGATTAAACGTCACAGTGATTTATCCCAAATCAATCGTGCAGCTTGTGGGTGTTTGGTTTGGTCAAGAAGTCGTGAAACCAGAAAGCGTTGAAAAAAACAGTGATGGCACGGTTTATTATCGTAACCTTACTTACAAATCTGATTATAGCAATAATAAACTGGATATTTTCACAGCGCCAAATGCAAAAGGCACCATTTTTTATGTTCACGGTGGGGGTTTTGTTGGTGATGATAAATCTGCAAGAGAAGATTACCTTTTCCAATTTGTCAAAGAAGGCTACAATGCTGTTAGCATTAACTATGCTTTAGCACCAGAGGTGTCTTACTTAGCCGCGCAAAAGCAGGCTAATGAAGCGCTGAAATTTGTCGTTGAAAAAGCTGATGATTATGGAATAGATCCTAATAAAATCGTACTTGCAGGAGATTCTGCAGGTGGCCAAATTGCAGGACAACTGGCCAATATCCTAACCAACTCAGCTTATGCTAAGGAAGTTGGTCTTTTACCAGCTAACCAAGAAACTGATTTTATTCCGAAAGGTTATATTGCCATTTCGAGTTTAACTCACGCACCGAACTATTCGCAAACAGGATTTTTCCTTATCGATTGGATATTTGATGCCGTAGGCCGAGACTACTTTGGAACGACTGATGTGGCTCATTCGAAAGCAGCTATGCAAGCTTCTGTTCGCAACCATGTGACGTCTAAGTTTCCAGCCACATTTGTAACAGATGGTAATATCTTCACCTTTACTAAAGACAGTAAACAGTTTGTCGAATCGTTGAAAGCAAAAGGAATAGCAGTTGACAGCTATATTCCTGAAAAGTCAGAAGCAATCCTACCACATATTTTTGAAGTCGATGTGGATAATGATTATGCTAAGAAAGTTCATCAGGAACATCTAGCGTTTTTAGAAGATGTTTTATAG
- a CDS encoding amidohydrolase — protein sequence MPYKTVIDSLDTIKDWQEKTYKYLHQNPELSMQEKQTVAFLKEELTKLNYEVQEIGGGLVGILENGDGPTILFRADMDALPVHEETGLEYASKVDGVMHACGHDMHMTASLGAAWALANNKEAWSGTYIALFQPGEEIAAGAKAMLEDGLLEKIPKPDIALAQHVLTTPEAGHLGTKEGPFLSTAASLKITIKGRGAHGSMPNLSIDPIVIGSAIVSKLQTIVAREVDPFQFAVVTVGSFQAGNQANIIPETAILRLNIRAYDETVKEQLISAIKRITIAECQAGNCETEPDIDVYDSFPLTDNDAEITEHVASAFKAYFSDEKVINYKPLTASEDFSAIPRALGIPYLYWGFGGFTADQDIYANHNPKFAPAIQPTLKTGTEAALVAILSYLGNK from the coding sequence ATGCCCTACAAAACAGTTATAGATTCACTAGATACCATCAAAGACTGGCAAGAAAAGACGTACAAATACTTACATCAAAATCCTGAATTATCCATGCAGGAAAAACAGACCGTAGCCTTTCTCAAAGAAGAATTGACTAAATTAAATTATGAGGTGCAAGAGATTGGTGGAGGACTTGTTGGAATCTTAGAAAACGGAGATGGACCAACCATTCTGTTTAGGGCTGATATGGATGCTCTACCTGTTCACGAAGAAACTGGTTTAGAATATGCTTCTAAAGTTGATGGCGTTATGCATGCTTGCGGCCATGATATGCATATGACAGCTAGTTTAGGAGCTGCTTGGGCACTTGCTAATAATAAGGAAGCTTGGTCTGGTACCTATATAGCCCTCTTTCAGCCAGGTGAAGAGATAGCAGCAGGAGCCAAAGCGATGTTGGAGGATGGTCTGCTTGAGAAAATTCCAAAACCAGATATAGCCCTCGCTCAGCATGTCTTGACCACTCCAGAAGCTGGTCATCTTGGTACTAAAGAAGGTCCCTTTTTATCGACAGCAGCTTCTTTGAAAATCACGATTAAGGGTCGTGGAGCACATGGTTCCATGCCAAACTTAAGTATCGACCCAATCGTTATCGGCTCAGCCATTGTGTCCAAATTACAGACCATCGTGGCGCGTGAAGTAGATCCTTTCCAATTCGCTGTTGTTACTGTAGGGTCTTTCCAGGCAGGAAATCAAGCTAATATCATCCCTGAAACAGCAATCTTACGTTTGAATATCCGTGCTTACGATGAAACTGTCAAAGAACAATTAATTTCTGCCATTAAACGTATTACTATCGCAGAATGCCAAGCAGGAAACTGCGAAACAGAACCCGATATTGACGTCTACGATAGTTTCCCACTAACAGACAATGATGCTGAAATCACCGAACACGTCGCAAGTGCCTTTAAAGCATATTTTAGTGACGAAAAGGTCATCAATTACAAACCACTGACGGCTTCTGAGGATTTTTCTGCCATTCCTAGAGCCCTTGGTATTCCTTATTTATATTGGGGCTTTGGTGGATTTACAGCTGATCAGGATATTTATGCCAACCACAATCCAAAATTTGCGCCAGCTATTCAACCAACCCTCAAAACAGGGACAGAAGCTGCTTTAGTAGCTATTTTAAGCTATCTTGGAAACAAATGA
- the xerS gene encoding tyrosine recombinase XerS has product MKRELLLEKIDDLKAIMPWFILEYYQSKLAVPYSFTTLYEYLKEYRRFFEWLIESGISNADKLADIDLSILEHLTKKDMESFVLYLRERPSLNTYSTKQGVSQTTINRTLSALSSLFKYLTEEVENDQGEPYFYRNVMKKVATKKKKETLASRAENIKQKLFLGDETMAFLEYINCEHENKLSNRAKSSFRKNKERDLAIIALLLASGVRLSEAVNLDLKDLNLNMMVIEVTRKGGKRDSVNVAGFAKPYIEAYLAIRKNRYKAEKQDTALFLTEYRGIPNRIDASSIEKMVAKYSQDFKIRVTPHKLRHTLATRLYDATKSQVLVSHQLGHASTQVTDLYTHIVNDEQKNALDKL; this is encoded by the coding sequence ATGAAACGTGAATTATTACTGGAAAAAATCGATGATCTCAAAGCTATCATGCCTTGGTTTATCCTAGAATACTATCAATCTAAATTGGCTGTTCCTTATAGTTTTACAACATTGTATGAATACCTCAAAGAATACCGTCGATTTTTTGAATGGTTAATTGAATCTGGTATTTCAAATGCTGATAAGCTTGCTGATATTGACTTGTCTATTTTGGAGCATTTAACCAAAAAAGATATGGAATCATTTGTTCTTTATTTACGTGAACGCCCATCTCTCAACACCTATTCGACTAAACAAGGTGTCTCTCAGACTACTATAAACCGTACCTTATCAGCCTTATCTAGTCTTTTTAAATACTTGACTGAGGAGGTTGAAAATGATCAGGGAGAGCCATATTTCTATCGAAATGTGATGAAAAAGGTTGCTACCAAAAAGAAAAAGGAAACCCTAGCTTCTAGAGCTGAAAATATCAAGCAAAAACTCTTTCTTGGTGATGAGACCATGGCATTCCTAGAATATATTAATTGTGAACACGAGAACAAACTTTCCAATCGTGCCAAATCATCTTTCCGAAAAAATAAAGAACGTGATCTAGCCATTATCGCCCTACTGCTGGCTTCTGGAGTACGTTTGTCAGAGGCTGTCAATCTTGATTTGAAGGATTTGAACCTCAATATGATGGTTATCGAAGTGACTCGAAAAGGTGGGAAACGTGATTCAGTTAATGTTGCAGGTTTTGCAAAACCTTATATAGAAGCTTATTTAGCTATTCGTAAGAATCGTTACAAAGCCGAAAAGCAAGATACTGCTCTCTTTCTTACCGAATATCGTGGCATTCCTAATCGTATCGATGCGTCAAGTATCGAAAAAATGGTTGCCAAATACTCACAAGATTTTAAAATAAGAGTAACGCCCCACAAACTACGTCATACACTTGCTACTAGACTCTATGATGCTACCAAATCCCAAGTTCTTGTTAGTCATCAGCTAGGGCACGCCTCAACACAGGTAACCGACCTTTATACCCACATCGTAAATGATGAGCAAAAAAATGCCTTAGATAAACTATGA